AACGCACTGAAAAAACTTAAAAGTGCGGTTGATTTCTAAGCCATTTTGATAAAAAGAAAACCTGTCGATTATCGACAGGTTTTTTTATTTATTTCTTTTTGGATTTTCCCCACATTTTATCTTCTTGGCCTCGCCATAAGCGCTGAATATTGTCGTGGTGACGATAAATCAGCAAACAGCAAACTAAGGCAACGGGGAAGGTAAATTCCGGTTTAAGCCACCAAACATAAAATGGTACGAGAAGTGCTGTGATAACCGCACTTAATGAAGAATAGCGACTAATTAAGAAGACTAACAACCAAGTGCCAAGCGTTGAACCAGCGACGCCCCAAGAGATGGGAGCAATAGCGCCAAATGCGGTCGCTACACCTTTCCCGCCTTTAAATTGAAAGAAAATAGGGAAGATATGTCCTAAACACGCACCCAAGGCAACCATGCCTAATTCAAATTGCGTGAGTCCTAAATAATACCCCGCCCAAACCGGTAACATCCCTTTTAAAATATCGCAAATTAATACTGCAAGCGCCGCCCAACGTCCGCCAATACGCAATACATTGGTCGCACCAGGATTATGAGAGCCATTTTTTCGTGGGTCAGGCAAGCCTGCTACCTTACAAATCAAAATTGCACTGGAAATCGAACCCAGTAAATAAGCAAAAATCATATAAAAAAGGGCAAATAGGCTCATTTTGTGCTCCACAATCTTGATTGTATTTGAAAAACTTGTTCGTTATTTTAACCAAACTTGATAGCATAAGCCCACTATATTTTTACAGGAATGAGAGATGGATCGTATTTTTATTGAAGAATTAGTGGTCTTCGCACAAATTGGCGTGTATGACTGGGAGCAACAAATTAAACAAAAGCTCGTTTTTGATTTGGAAATGGCATGGGATTGTCAAAAAGCCGCAGAAACAGATGATGTGCAATACTGCCTCAATTATGCCGAAGTCAGTCAATTTATTTTAGATTATGTCCAAGCTAAGCCATTTTTATTGATTGAGCGTGTGGCTTATGAAGTAGCAGAGCAATTACAACAACGTTTTGGGATTTCATGGTTACGCCTCAAATTAAGCAAACCTAAAGCGGTTGCGCAAGCAAGTAATGTCGGAATTATTGTAGAACGAGGCGAGTTGAAATAATCGCTGAAAATTGACCGCACTTTGGAAATATCAAACCAAAGTGCGGTTAATTTTTTAAGTGTTTTTTAATGCCAAGCGAAATGCTCCAATTCCGCTTTTTAGCACAAGAATACTCAATATCATACTGGCTAAGGGATCCACCCATTGCCATCCGAGAAAATAAGCGCTCAATCCTGAAAGAATCGCGATAATGGAGCCAAATAAATCTGTTAATACATGCAGATAAGCGGCTTTGATATTAAGATTGTCATGATCACTTTTCAACATTATCCAAGCAACGAAAAGATTAACGAGTAATCCTAGCGATGCCACTCCTAGCATTGGTAATGCCATCATCTCGATGGGATTTTGCCAGCGTTGAATGGCTTCAACTAAAATCATCAATGCCACAACAATCAATGAGCCGCTATTAAGTAGGGCAATGTATCTTTGTTTTTGAGTAGATAGAAACAACGCTAGCAAGGCTAAAAATAACGATAAACTATCATTTGCCATGTGACCCGCATCAGCCATGAGAGCCAAGCTGTTAAACCAATAGCCGCCAACAAATTCGACAACCATAAAGCCGGTAATGATGGCAAAACTGAGCGCTAAGATTTTTTTATCTTGTGGAATATGTTCATGAGATGAATGGTCATGATGTTCATGGGAATGGTGGTCGGACATAATGCTCCTCATTGTGTCTTTAATTAACTTGAGATAAAGTATAAAGTCCGTAGCAACTACAAGGTCAAGGCTTGATTTTAAAAAAATGAAGATTCACGAACTCAGCAAACAAAGCGGTATTCATTTAGAAACTATTCGTTATTATGAAAAAATGGGTTTAATGCCGGAGCCTAAACGGCTGGCAAATGGTTATCGAGATTATGATGAAGCCAGTTTGAAACAATTAAAGTTTATTAAAACCTGCCGAGCGTTAGATTTTAGCTTGGCCGAAATTAAATTTTTTAATGAGATGAAAACGCAGCAATCTCAACATTGTGAAGTGGATAGTATGTTGGCAAAACATTTGGTTTCAGTCGAAGAAAAAATTGCCGAACTGACTGAAATTAAACATTTCCTACAAAGTTTAATTACCGAAGATGATCATCAAGCTGCTGATTGTAAAGCCATGGCACAATTAAAAGCCTATTAAGTGCGGTCTAAAAAATATCAAAAATCCGCACATTGATGTGCGGATTGGTCATTACTCCGGATCATCCGTAAAGGCATTGTTTCGGAATATCGGCACAAAGGTGGCCAAATACAGTATAAACACAATGGCAATTAAAATAGCGGGAATCGTGATAAAAAACAGCTCGTCCACATACATTAAACAAGCTCGGGAAAGTGCCGCTGTGAAAAGACAAAGCACGGCAAGGTGGCAGAGTTTTGGATAATCCAGTTTCGTAAAGCCACTATGCCATAATCCCGCAGTGAGCCAAATCATCATCATACTGCCGAGAATCCCGCCGAGTGTCACCATGTGTAACGGATCGGCAGTAGGCTCATCAATTAATTTATTTATGCCAATCCACAAATAACCAATCGCGGCGAACAGTTGAAGGACATAATAAGTGCGTACGTAATGTTTACGTAGCAGTTCGTGATGATGTAATTCGCGTAACTTGGCAAGCAAGATAAAGCCAACGGCAAAGGCAGTAAACGCAGCTGTTTGCGCAGGCAACCAAAGCTCTGCTGTGGTATGAAGTAATAAAAATGTAATTGCGATATTTTTATACACGACATTCGGGATAAATACGGGATCTTTCAATGTACTTTCTTTCAGCGCCTCTGCGCCTAATAGAATGCTGACTCGAATTGATACAAACATCACTGCCGCCATATTCAAATGCACCTGTGCTCGCAATAATTTCAGACTATCAGTCATGGCGTAAGCCGTCTGGCAAACAGTAAATGCAGCAAGTAACATCAGTAAAGTAAAATTGTCAGTATTGCGATCCAACCAAAACAGCCAAGCACAAAAGAGTAACAACGCGAGCCAATAAGCTGCCACTAAAAACGAGGCGGTTTGCGGGGAAAATGGCAATAACACCAATCCTGCAAGCAAGAGCACCGATAAAATCGTCGCAATAGGTTTTAAATTACCTTTGTAATTTGTCCATTCGAGCATGGAAGCCGTCAGAAAGCCGCCGTATGCGGCTGGTAGCATAAATTCTAAGAAAATTTTGCGGTGTAGGATGAGATCATCGGGGCTGATGAAAAAGCTCAAGGCACCAACAATCGCAAGAATGGCAGCTCCGACAAAAAAGGGTCGCATCGGATGGGTAAAGAAATTATTCATAGTAATGGATTCCTTGAAATTCGCGTGCGACTACGGTTTCTTCAAAGGCTGAATTGCGTTCGGATAATGGCGTTGGCAAGGTAATCACATTTTGCACATCCATCCCTTTTGGAGAAAGCTGCATAATCTCTCGGCTTAATCGAGCTGCTTCAAAACGATCGTGCGTCACTAAAATGCAAGCCATGCCTTGCTGCTCAATTTTTTCCACTAACATAGCGGCTAAAATATCCCGTAAATCGCGATCCAAACCGACAAAAGGTTCGTCCAATAAGGCTAAATCACAGCCACATAGCAATAGACGCAAAAATGCCACGCGTTTTGCCATACCGCCCGATAATTCGGTCGGGTATTTATTCAAATCCCCCGAAGAAAGCCCGATCTTTTCTGCCAGCGCAATGATTTCATTTTCATTAGGATTATCCATAAAAATGGCGATATTCTGCATAGCAGTGAGATTTTCTAATAGACGATTTTCTTGAAACAGAAATCCCGTTTTACGGAATGTATTATTGATTTCGCCTGATTTTGGTGTTTCTAAACCTGAAATTAAACGCAGTACAGTAGTTTTGCCACAGCCACTAGGGCCGAATAAGGTTTTCACTTCGCCCGGTTGTAAATCCATACTGAAATCGCGCACGATAGGATCGCGGAGAATTTCAAAACGCACATTTTTTAAACTCAGCATTATCTTCTCCACGGCATAAATAGGATTTCCAATGGCTTGGTAATCAAATATTCAAAGAGGGAAACAAACACAATCACCAACAACACATAAGCCATGACCGTTGATGTATCTAACATGGCTCTGGCATCGGCAATCTGTGCTCCTACACCCTCATTAGCTCCCAAAAGCTCTGCCATAATTACCACTTTTACGCCCATCGCAACCGCGACGCCAATACTGGAAATCACATAGCCCGTGAGATGGGGAACATACAAATAGCGGATTTTTTTCCACAATCCGAGTTTGTACGCATCAAACAATTCTTCATGTTGTTTGTTTACACTTGCCATGCCCATGGCTGCACTGGCAAAGGTCAGCGGGGCAACTAAAACGATAATGGTAAATAGCACACTTGGATTACCAAAACCAAACCAAAATAACGCCATCACGACCCAAATAATTGGTGGCATGGCTAATAAAATCATAATGACGGGTTTAAGCAATGCCATAGCGGTTTTAAAGCTTCCCGCAATCAGCCCTGCCGCTAAGCCTGCGACTAATGCAATGGCAATACCCACCACAGAACGCCATAATGAAATACCGATTTCGTTTTGTTGGAAATGCTCGAGCAGCTCAAGGGCTTTTTGAAAAACATCCGAGGGAGCAGGCAGCATAAATTCACCAAATACTGAGCTGCCCCAAGCCCACAAAGCAACAACCATCATCGCCACACTCAAGCCGGTAAAACCGCTCCAGAGGTAGTCGATGATGTAAAACAGGACAGGTTGTGGTTTACGGATTTTGTCAGTTTTAATCATGTTATGTGATTCAGTTTCCAATTAAGCCAAGAAGAATTTATCATCTGGTAATTTACCACCTAAGAGTTTTGGATTGAACGCCATCAAGGTTTCATAGAATTGCATGATTTCATTTTTCAGTTCACTGGCTTTGGTTACCGTTAAGCGCGCACCGTCTAAGCCCATTTCAATAGCGGCTTCTGGTGCTGGCAGATAATTAGCGCCAATTTCAGCCGCACTTTTGCGGTTAGCCATAATCCAGTTTAACGCATCACTTAAATCTTGGTGAAGTAGATCAAACTCAGCCTTGTGTGCGTGGAAGTATTCTTCGTTAGCAATAATGCCCGCCATTGGAATAAGCGGTTTCGTGTTAAACGCTTGACCCCATTCTTTCACTAAATCGAAGCCACGTACAATCTCTGTACCGACGATTTTAGCTTTCTGCACAACCGCACTTGCCATTGGTTCTGGCAAGATGGCCGCATGGAAATCTTTAAGCAAGAACAACCCAATTGCTTCAGTTGGCGTTGCCGCATAGGTGATATCCACTTTATTAATATCAATATTCAGTTTTTTCAGTAGAGCCTGCAATACGATGTCTGGCATATCGTTTTTAAATGGCACAAGGATTTTTTTACCCACCAATTCTTGCGGTGAAGTAATGGCACTACCTTTACACATCAACTGCGTAATCCCATTGGTGAGAATATTCACCATGCCAACTTGTTGCCCCTGATTACGTAAATTCACGCCGACATTACTTGGGCTCATCATCACTTTAAATTGCCCACTTGCTACACCCGCACGCAACTGATCAGGCGAACGCCAAATCTCTAATGCTACATCCGCTTGTTTGGCTAATTTACCTTGTGCTGCCGCCACCGCAATGGTTACACTTGGCATTGCGGGTGCGCCATAAATGGTAAATTGCTCTTTTGTTGCCGCAAAGAGAGAAGGCGACATGCCCGCTGCCGTAAGTGCTGCGCTCATTCTTAAAAAATCACGTCTATTCATTGTCATGGTTATCTCCTTATAATGAAACAAGTCTAATACTTGTATTTTGATAATGGTTTTCATTTATTATCTTACTCGTTGTGACTAAAGTAAAGAGAGACAAAAGTGCGGTCAGATTTTTAGGTGTTTTTTAATTTCTTTTAAATTTTGACCGCACTTTGGAAATATCAAAACAAAGTGCGGTTAATTTTCAAGGTATTTTTTACCGTGAAATAATATGCGCCAGTTCCACTTTTAACTCAAGTAAATTCTTGCATAGTCATTCCTGAATATATGTTCTTCGTTTCGGAATAATGACAAGAATTAATTCTAATAGATAGATAAACTAATGCGTTATCAAAATTATGACATTGTTAGCCTGGCTTAAACTGTCATGTCTTTCTACTTTATAAAAGCCCAAGGTTATTTTATGTAACTTTTTAGTCTAAAAATCCTTTATTATCTCTCTTGAATTTCAATGTATTATGGTGTTAAATCAGCACATATTATAAGGGTATAAAATGATAAAAATAAGTTGTAGGAATTTATGTGCCAATTACTCGGAATGAACTGCAATACGCCGACGGATATTGTCTTTTCTTTTGAAGGTTTCCGTCGTCGTGCGGGTCTTACTGATTGCCATTCAGATGGCTTCGGTATCGCTTTTTTTGAAGGTCGCGGTGTGCGTATTTTTCGCGATAACCACGCTGCATCTCAATCCCCAATTGCGGATTGTGTAAAACAATACAATATTAAATCACTGAACGTGATCGCCCACATTCGTAAAGCAACACAAGGAGGGGTCACGATTGAAAACACCCATCCCTTTATTCGTGAAATCTGGGGCGAAAACTGGGTGTTTGCTCACAATGGTAATTTAAAAGAATTACCCGATATGTCTGAGAATTTCTGTCAGCCTATTGGCTCAACTGATTCAGAAGCTGCATTTTGTTATATGGCGGAATATTTGAAAAATCGTTTCCGTCGTAAACCGTCTGAAATGGAAATTTTTAGCGCGATTCAAGATATTGCTAAATCGCTCTCAGAAAAAGGCACCTTTAACTTCATTCTTTCAAACGGAGAATGGATGATCGCCCACTGCTCAACTAATTTGCATTATTTAACGCGTAAAGCCCCTTTTGGTAAAGCGCATCGCATTGATGATGATGGTGTTATCGATTTTAATGATTATGCGAAAGATGGCGACAAAGTCACGATCATTACGACTTTCCCGCTCACCAAAGATGAACCTTGGGTCAAAATGGAACATGGTGGGTTTGTTTTCTTCAAAGAAGGAGACAAAATAGCTGAGGTCGTCGGTGTGGCTAAAGAAATGGAAGATGATGGCACATTAGGCAATCGCGCAGCAGCCTAATAACAAATCACAATAAAAAGTGCGGTCAAAAACATTAGAGATTTTGACCGCACTTTCTTTATCTGTAATTAACGCATTGTCACAAATTCTTCAGAACCTGTTGGGTGAATCGCTACGGTATTATCAAAGTCTGCTTTCGTTGCGCCCATTTTGATTGCCACGGCAAAACCTTGGATCATTTCATCCACACCAAAACCAATACCGTGTAATCCCACAATTTTCTCTTCTTTGCCAACACAAACTAACTTCATTCGGCAAGGTTGGCGATGATCTGTTACAGCGGTGTACATAGCTGTGAAAGAGGATTTATACACTTTCACATTTTCTTCGCCATATTGCTCAATCGCTTGCGGTTCAGTTAAACCCACCGTACCAATTGGCGGATGGCTGAATACCACAGTTGGCACTAAGTTATAATCTAAATGTTCAGTCGGTTTATTATTAAATAAACGCTCAGATAAGCGACGACCTGCTGCCACGGCAACGGGTGTTAATTCAATACCACCTTCGATAATATCTCCCACAGCATAAATACCAGGCACGTTTGTATTTTGATATTTATCGACAATAATTTGTCCACGAGAATTGGTTTTCACGCCCGTTACTTCAAGATTAATCACATCCGTTGCTGGTTCGCGACCTATCGCCCAAATTAACGTATCTACCGTGGTTTCACGACCATCTTGTAATTTCAAGGTAAGTGAACCATCGGAATTTTTTACGACTTCTTCAGGCAACGCTTTGGTATGTAATTGAATTCCATCTTGTGCTAACACTTCAACTAATGTCTCTACAATTAATGGATCCTGATGACGCAATGGAGCGTGTTGGCGCACAAATAAATGGGTTTCGCTACCTAAACTATTTAAAACACCTGCTAATTCAACAGCAATATAACCCGCACCGACTACTGCAACACGTTTTGGTAATTCATTTAAAGCAAACACGCCATTTGAATCAATCCCGTATTCTGCACCTTTTACCGCAGGAATACTTGGACGACCACCAGTAGCAATTAAAATATGATCTGCTGTCACTAATTCTGTTGAACCATCTGCATAGCTCACTTCAATCGTTTTCGCATCTTTAAAGCGAGCAAAACCATTTAGAACATCTACATTATTTTTTGCTAATACATTGTTGTAAGAGGTATGAATACGACCGATATAAGCTTGACGACTCTCGACTAATTTCGCGTAATCAAACTTTTTCACTTCTACATCAAAACCATAAGCCGGTGCATAGCTATTAATTGCTTCTGCAACTTGTGCACCATAGAACATCACTTTTTTCGGTACACATCCCACATTCACGCAAGTACCACCTAAATGTTTTGCTTCAATAATGGCACATTTTTTACCGTAGCTTGCCGCACGGTTAATTGAGGCAATCCCGCCAGAACCACCACCAATCGCAATATAATCGTAATGTTTAGTCATTGTAATAATCCTTTTTTTACTCACTTAAATTTTCTCCTATTTTGCCTAAAAATGAGGAAGAAAGCTATAAATTGATGTAATTGGAATTGTCTATATGAAAAAGGGGAGGGTTGATCGTTTTCAGCATAAATTTCAACATACAAAGTAGATTTTCGTTATAATGCTGACTTGCACTCTAGCAAATAAACCGCATTGAATTATCTTAAAAGATAAAAAACTCAAAAATTAATCAGCCTATCTAAGGAATAACCTACATGGCGATCTGGAAAAAGACATTCACACTTAATCAACTTAATGAAATGAGTAAAAACTGTGCTATAGAACATTTAGGTATTGAGGTTTATGCGGTTGGAGAAAACTGGATTGAGGCCAAAATGCCTGTAGATCATCGCACAATACAGCCTTTTGGTTTGCTACATGGGGGCATATCTGTTGCCTTGGCCGAAACTATTGGATCTCTGGCAGGATTTCTCTGTGTAGAAGAGGGACAAATAGTTGTCGGCTTAGACATTAATGCGAATCACCTCCATTCAGTAAAACAAGGTTTTGTGATTGCTAAGGCAATCCCTATTAGTTTAAGTAAAAATATCCATGTATGGCAAATTGACATTCGTGATGAACAAGATAAACTTTGTTGCGTTTCTCGATTAACGCTTTCTATTAAACATTTATGAATAAAACTCAAAAAATCGGTGTTATCTTAGCCAATCTTGGTACGCCGGATGAACCTAACGCCAAAGCAATTTCACGTTATTTATGGGAATTTCTCACAGATCCTCGAGTGGTAGATTTACCCCGTTGGAAATGGTATCCCCTTTTAAAAACTATTATTTTACCGATGCGTTCTAAACGTATTGCACAAAATTATCAAGCTATTTGGACCGCTCAAGGCTCTCCGCTGCTCGCTATTACAAAGCAACAACAAACAGGTTTACAAGCTTATTTGACTGAACAAGGCATCAATGCACAAGTCGAAATTGCCATGACTTACGGCAATCCTTCGATGCAAAGTGCGGTCAAAAATTTACTCAAAAATGATGTAGAACGCATGATTGTGTTGCCACTTTATCCACAATATTCTAGCACCACAACAGGCGCATTAATCGATGCGTTTAATCGTGTCATTGCACAAGAACGTAATATTGTGCCTTTTGAGTTTATTCATTCTTATCATCTTGATGAAAACTACATTAATGCGTTGGTAGATTCCATCAAAGTGCGGTTAAAACCCGATGAGTTTTTGCTTTTTTCTTATCATGGCATTCCATTACGTTATGAGAATATGGGCGATTATTATCGTCAGCATTGTAAACAAACCACGATTGCCATTGTGGATAAATTAGGTTTAACGGAAAACCAATGGAATATGACGTTCCAATCTCGCTTTGGCCGAGAAGAATGGTTACAACCTTATACCGATCACTTTTTAGAAGAAGCAGCTTCTCAAGGGATTCAAAAAATAGCGGTAATTTGCCCAGGTTTTTCGGTGGATTGCTTAGAAACCTTAGAAGAAATTGAGGTTGAAAATAAAGAAACGTTCTTAAATCACGGCGGTGTGTCTTATCACTATATCCCTGCATTAAATGCAGAAAAAGCCCATATTGAAATGATGGGGAAATTGGTTTTGGATAGATTGAAATAATTAAATCTCCCCTTAACCCCCTCTTTACGAAATAGGGGGGAGATTTTAATGGCAAATAAATGCTCTCCATTCTTAGCCCTCTCAAATACTCCCAATAAAATCACTAAAATCAACATCATAAAAAAGCCCTTCTTTTGTAAAGAGGAGTTTGGGGAGATTTAAAAAAGGTTTGGGGAGATTTAAAAAAAACAAACAAAAAGACGAACCTTTCGATTCGCCTTTTAAGATTTTCTTCTAATCAAAAATTAGAAGTATACACGCATACCTACACCGATAGCTTTGTCGTTAATCTTCGCTGAGTAAGTATAACCACCATTTGTATTGGCAGTGTATTTTTTAACAGTTGCGTATTTACCTTCTAAGAATACAACAACTTGTTTATGAAGCTTATAGTCAGCACCGAGTAAGAAGCCGTGAGTTTTTGCTTTATTGCTATCTTCAACTTTTACATGCTCGTATAAGTAGTTACCATATACTTTAGATGTTGGAAGTACTTGATATTCAAAGCCAGGCGACACGTAGAATTTATTTAATTTAGCGTTATCATTTTTATCATGAGCATAACCAAAGTCACCGATTAATTTGAAATCATTAATGGTATAACCTAAGGATGCTAAGAAACCATCCAAACGGTGAGAATGTGCTGCGTTAGTTTCAAAGTTGGTATGACCATAAGCTAAACGAGCATCAAGAGCACCAGCTTCGTATAATGCACCTACTGCAAATGCATTTTTTAGACCAACTTTAAGCTCTCTACCTTTATCATTATGGCGTTGACCAAAATTATAGTTAGCACTTAATTGTAAACCTTCAATAGCTTTATAGTCATAACGAATGACGCCAGTGCCTGAAGTAGGAATATAAGCACCTTTTGGAATTAATCCATATTCGTAGTCATTTGTTTGGTTTAAATCATCTGCAATAGTCACTTGACGACCAAATGTGATATCACCAGTTGCTTTGCTACCTAAACCGACGTAAGCACGTTTAGCATAAAGACCACCAAATTCATCGCGAGAATCTGTATCATCAAAACGGAATTCTAAACGACCTAACGCATAGAAATCATTATCTAGGTTATGTTTTACTTTCACACCAAAACGAGATCCTGCGTTACGTAAAGCAGAGTTTGCGGTTCTAGTTGATTCACCCGTTTGTTGATTCGTTTCTTTCGCTTTTGCTTTTTCTAAAATTAAACGAAGAGAACCACTTAACTCAACTTTAGTACCTTCGTTATCATAAACTATTGTTGCATTTGCTGCTGAAGCGGCAACAGCGGAAACGATTAATGCTGCTAGTGTCTTTTTCATAATTGTTATTCCTTTGGGTTATGCTCTACGATTTTTGATTGAAGCAATTTTTCATAAAAAGTTCAATCTCCGAAATAGACGCCACAAATATTACAAAATAAATCTACACTGTCAATGGGCTCATGACATCAATTTTCTAAAATCAGATCAAGATCACATTTTTCAAACAATAAAGTTTGCTTTTTAAGCAATCCCAAATTGACTTACTGACATTTTAAATATTTGGCCAGATCGATTCCTTGTTTTATTTATTCTTTATAATCGCCTAAGTGTCGAAGAAATAATGGGTATTTGATAGCGTTAAGCACACTCCACTGAAAATGAAATCACCTCTTTAATACTTTTAGCACCTAATGCAATCATAATTAAACGATCGACACCTAAAGCCACGCCTGATGTATTGGGAATCCCTGCTTGTAATGCCGCCAGGAAGCGATGATCGATTTCACGTTGTGGTAAGCCTGCTTTTTCGCGTAGGCGGTTATCTTGCTCAAAGCGGTGTTGTTGTTCACGGGCATCAGTTAACTCGTGAAAACCATTTGCTAATTCTAATCCTTTATAATAAAACTCAAAGCGTTCTGCCACACGACTATCTTCTGGACTAAGTTGTGCAAGTGCAGCTTGTGAAGAGGGAAA
This is a stretch of genomic DNA from Haemophilus parainfluenzae. It encodes these proteins:
- a CDS encoding class II glutamine amidotransferase — its product is MCQLLGMNCNTPTDIVFSFEGFRRRAGLTDCHSDGFGIAFFEGRGVRIFRDNHAASQSPIADCVKQYNIKSLNVIAHIRKATQGGVTIENTHPFIREIWGENWVFAHNGNLKELPDMSENFCQPIGSTDSEAAFCYMAEYLKNRFRRKPSEMEIFSAIQDIAKSLSEKGTFNFILSNGEWMIAHCSTNLHYLTRKAPFGKAHRIDDDGVIDFNDYAKDGDKVTIITTFPLTKDEPWVKMEHGGFVFFKEGDKIAEVVGVAKEMEDDGTLGNRAAA
- a CDS encoding cation diffusion facilitator family transporter, with the protein product MSDHHSHEHHDHSSHEHIPQDKKILALSFAIITGFMVVEFVGGYWFNSLALMADAGHMANDSLSLFLALLALFLSTQKQRYIALLNSGSLIVVALMILVEAIQRWQNPIEMMALPMLGVASLGLLVNLFVAWIMLKSDHDNLNIKAAYLHVLTDLFGSIIAILSGLSAYFLGWQWVDPLASMILSILVLKSGIGAFRLALKNT
- a CDS encoding ATP-binding cassette domain-containing protein, which gives rise to MLSLKNVRFEILRDPIVRDFSMDLQPGEVKTLFGPSGCGKTTVLRLISGLETPKSGEINNTFRKTGFLFQENRLLENLTAMQNIAIFMDNPNENEIIALAEKIGLSSGDLNKYPTELSGGMAKRVAFLRLLLCGCDLALLDEPFVGLDRDLRDILAAMLVEKIEQQGMACILVTHDRFEAARLSREIMQLSPKGMDVQNVITLPTPLSERNSAFEETVVAREFQGIHYYE
- a CDS encoding NnrS family protein; translated protein: MNNFFTHPMRPFFVGAAILAIVGALSFFISPDDLILHRKIFLEFMLPAAYGGFLTASMLEWTNYKGNLKPIATILSVLLLAGLVLLPFSPQTASFLVAAYWLALLLFCAWLFWLDRNTDNFTLLMLLAAFTVCQTAYAMTDSLKLLRAQVHLNMAAVMFVSIRVSILLGAEALKESTLKDPVFIPNVVYKNIAITFLLLHTTAELWLPAQTAAFTAFAVGFILLAKLRELHHHELLRKHYVRTYYVLQLFAAIGYLWIGINKLIDEPTADPLHMVTLGGILGSMMMIWLTAGLWHSGFTKLDYPKLCHLAVLCLFTAALSRACLMYVDELFFITIPAILIAIVFILYLATFVPIFRNNAFTDDPE
- a CDS encoding ABC transporter substrate-binding protein gives rise to the protein MTMNRRDFLRMSAALTAAGMSPSLFAATKEQFTIYGAPAMPSVTIAVAAAQGKLAKQADVALEIWRSPDQLRAGVASGQFKVMMSPSNVGVNLRNQGQQVGMVNILTNGITQLMCKGSAITSPQELVGKKILVPFKNDMPDIVLQALLKKLNIDINKVDITYAATPTEAIGLFLLKDFHAAILPEPMASAVVQKAKIVGTEIVRGFDLVKEWGQAFNTKPLIPMAGIIANEEYFHAHKAEFDLLHQDLSDALNWIMANRKSAAEIGANYLPAPEAAIEMGLDGARLTVTKASELKNEIMQFYETLMAFNPKLLGGKLPDDKFFLA
- the gorA gene encoding glutathione-disulfide reductase, which encodes MTKHYDYIAIGGGSGGIASINRAASYGKKCAIIEAKHLGGTCVNVGCVPKKVMFYGAQVAEAINSYAPAYGFDVEVKKFDYAKLVESRQAYIGRIHTSYNNVLAKNNVDVLNGFARFKDAKTIEVSYADGSTELVTADHILIATGGRPSIPAVKGAEYGIDSNGVFALNELPKRVAVVGAGYIAVELAGVLNSLGSETHLFVRQHAPLRHQDPLIVETLVEVLAQDGIQLHTKALPEEVVKNSDGSLTLKLQDGRETTVDTLIWAIGREPATDVINLEVTGVKTNSRGQIIVDKYQNTNVPGIYAVGDIIEGGIELTPVAVAAGRRLSERLFNNKPTEHLDYNLVPTVVFSHPPIGTVGLTEPQAIEQYGEENVKVYKSSFTAMYTAVTDHRQPCRMKLVCVGKEEKIVGLHGIGFGVDEMIQGFAVAIKMGATKADFDNTVAIHPTGSEEFVTMR
- the folB gene encoding dihydroneopterin aldolase, producing the protein MDRIFIEELVVFAQIGVYDWEQQIKQKLVFDLEMAWDCQKAAETDDVQYCLNYAEVSQFILDYVQAKPFLLIERVAYEVAEQLQQRFGISWLRLKLSKPKAVAQASNVGIIVERGELK
- a CDS encoding ABC transporter permease, with the protein product MIKTDKIRKPQPVLFYIIDYLWSGFTGLSVAMMVVALWAWGSSVFGEFMLPAPSDVFQKALELLEHFQQNEIGISLWRSVVGIAIALVAGLAAGLIAGSFKTAMALLKPVIMILLAMPPIIWVVMALFWFGFGNPSVLFTIIVLVAPLTFASAAMGMASVNKQHEELFDAYKLGLWKKIRYLYVPHLTGYVISSIGVAVAMGVKVVIMAELLGANEGVGAQIADARAMLDTSTVMAYVLLVIVFVSLFEYLITKPLEILFMPWRR
- a CDS encoding MerR family transcriptional regulator: MKIHELSKQSGIHLETIRYYEKMGLMPEPKRLANGYRDYDEASLKQLKFIKTCRALDFSLAEIKFFNEMKTQQSQHCEVDSMLAKHLVSVEEKIAELTEIKHFLQSLITEDDHQAADCKAMAQLKAY
- the plsY gene encoding glycerol-3-phosphate 1-O-acyltransferase PlsY, with translation MSLFALFYMIFAYLLGSISSAILICKVAGLPDPRKNGSHNPGATNVLRIGGRWAALAVLICDILKGMLPVWAGYYLGLTQFELGMVALGACLGHIFPIFFQFKGGKGVATAFGAIAPISWGVAGSTLGTWLLVFLISRYSSLSAVITALLVPFYVWWLKPEFTFPVALVCCLLIYRHHDNIQRLWRGQEDKMWGKSKKK
- a CDS encoding hotdog fold thioesterase → MAIWKKTFTLNQLNEMSKNCAIEHLGIEVYAVGENWIEAKMPVDHRTIQPFGLLHGGISVALAETIGSLAGFLCVEEGQIVVGLDINANHLHSVKQGFVIAKAIPISLSKNIHVWQIDIRDEQDKLCCVSRLTLSIKHL